The following coding sequences lie in one Nitrospiraceae bacterium genomic window:
- a CDS encoding cytochrome c, whose protein sequence is MKALIIVSVFTLFFSGIVLAAEKTDKLFDKGKAVYEKSCAVCHSYGPPPKTAPPIIGLSGHYHEAFNDRKKAIAHMVDFIKNPSKEKSVLLPIGLEKWGLMAPMNLPDDELKAVSYWIWEVYNKEKKAPVKKK, encoded by the coding sequence ATGAAAGCTTTGATAATTGTATCGGTTTTTACTTTGTTCTTTTCAGGTATTGTTTTAGCTGCTGAAAAAACTGACAAGCTTTTCGACAAGGGCAAGGCTGTGTATGAAAAGAGCTGTGCAGTATGCCACAGCTATGGCCCGCCGCCAAAAACAGCTCCTCCGATTATAGGACTTTCAGGCCATTATCACGAGGCATTTAACGACAGAAAAAAAGCAATAGCGCACATGGTGGATTTCATAAAAAACCCGTCAAAAGAAAAATCAGTGCTTCTTCCAATAGGGCTTGAGAAGTGGGGATTGATGGCTCCGATGAATCTCCCTGATGATGAACTTAAAGCAGTTTCATATTGGATATGGGAAGTTTATAATAAAGAAAAAAAAGCTCCTGTAAAGAAAAAATAA